CAAAATAGGTGATAAGGAGCCAAACCAAGCCACGTTTATCTAACACGTAGTATTTGCATGACATCTTGATTGAACACGGTAAGTTTATTCTGTGATAGCGTGGTATATCCGTTACCCTACATCTTCACCATGTTTAGCTGGTTATCAGATCAGTTTTAATCATGCATGATCAAATCCTTGCTGCACCACTGAGAACAACCAAaacattctttttttttctgaacACCTGGGTCACTTTCAAATTAAAGAAAATAACAGGACCATAGCTTGTTCCCCTTATTATTCAGCTTACACCGGCATATACATTTACGGCAATCTAATCGGTTGTCGTTCCTTCAGCTCCGAGCGCGTAGCAGAAGGGCCGGCCGTGGATGGTCATCAGGTTGCACTCTGTCTCCGACACGAGGGTCGGGGCGAGTTCAAGCAGCCCGCCCCAGGAGCAGGTCGCCCTCATCTCAGCGCCGCCCGCCATGCCGTCCATCATGGTCCTCAGCGCACTGCACCGGCAGTAGGGCACAATCTTCTCCAGCTCCGCGCAGCACCTCTCCTTCATCACCGGCAAGGGGACGAAGGGGCCGTGGCCGACGCCGCAGGCCCGGCGAACCATGTATGTGCGGCAGCTCGGGAGCGGGTTGAGCGGGATGACCAGCCCTGGCTCACACCAGTTAGTcctggcagcggcagcggcgaagACGGACAGCAGAACCGCAGCTGAGAGGAGGATGTAGCTGGACCTGGATGCCATTCCTGCTCTTCCGTGCTTCAACTTTCTTTGTGGAAAGATGCAGCAGCTTGGGAAGATACAGACTTTATATAAACTGAGAGAAAGCTAGAAATAAGCAACCTGGCAAGTGACGTGCTAATTGTGTATGTACTTCTTTTTTTTTACAATTGGAGTCCTGTGGAACTGAATCTAGCAGAATGCATGACACCATGCTTGTATGACTCAGTTAAGCTTTATTTGTTGAAACAGAATTTGGGGTGTCCTGCAGCCACTAGTGTTCTGCCTGCCATCATTGAAAA
The sequence above is drawn from the Miscanthus floridulus cultivar M001 unplaced genomic scaffold, ASM1932011v1 fs_520_3, whole genome shotgun sequence genome and encodes:
- the LOC136532084 gene encoding alpha-amylase inhibitor 5-like, with protein sequence MASRSSYILLSAAVLLSVFAAAAARTNWCEPGLVIPLNPLPSCRTYMVRRACGVGHGPFVPLPVMKERCCAELEKIVPYCRCSALRTMMDGMAGGAEMRATCSWGGLLELAPTLVSETECNLMTIHGRPFCYALGAEGTTTD